One window of the Acetomicrobium thermoterrenum DSM 13490 genome contains the following:
- a CDS encoding ImmA/IrrE family metallo-endopeptidase, producing the protein MKDTIMVHEEERAWLEALAQSWGVKLVFREYLGADMFARVTITSDGEAWVEMLQSFDPEDYYSRWGNRDIAPGELFRFLLLHEIAHLKLGHDRESIPKDIRTKEDWQRTIHEREARADQWAKRRLRDPWPK; encoded by the coding sequence ATGAAAGATACGATTATGGTCCATGAGGAAGAAAGGGCATGGCTTGAAGCACTAGCTCAAAGCTGGGGCGTGAAACTGGTTTTTAGAGAATATCTTGGCGCCGATATGTTCGCTCGGGTAACCATAACTTCCGATGGCGAAGCCTGGGTGGAGATGCTTCAAAGCTTCGATCCTGAAGATTACTACAGCCGTTGGGGAAACCGCGACATTGCGCCGGGCGAGCTTTTCAGGTTCCTCCTCCTTCATGAGATAGCTCATTTGAAGCTAGGACATGACAGAGAAAGTATCCCTAAGGACATACGAACCAAGGAAGATTGGCAAAGGACCATTCATGAGCGTGAGGCAAGAGCCGACCAGTGGGCAAAAAGGCGCCTCAGAGATCCCTGGCCTAAATAA